One stretch of Alcaligenes aquatilis DNA includes these proteins:
- the fdhD gene encoding formate dehydrogenase accessory sulfurtransferase FdhD produces the protein MSQADFRDASAPATVWRQARTPAQTQADTLPQEDQDALAREQAVALEFNGISHSALLCSPSDLEDLAYGFSMTEGIIRTADDIRGVDVLEGERGSLLQIEIASACQHQLKARRRQLAGRTGCGLCGLESLDEVRRQLPRLDAPEHSPDATAIFQALDALRSSQPLHRLTGATHAAAWCNLQGDILAVREDVGRHNALDKLLGHMLRNDIDPRSGMVLISSRASFEMVQKAAAMGINFVVAVSAPTAYAVQIADELGVMLAAFARDRSFTLYSHPHYLNSAESRSATSP, from the coding sequence GTGAGCCAGGCAGATTTTCGTGATGCCAGCGCCCCTGCCACCGTATGGCGGCAGGCGCGTACCCCAGCGCAAACACAAGCGGACACCCTGCCCCAAGAGGATCAGGATGCGCTGGCGCGCGAACAGGCCGTTGCCCTGGAATTCAACGGCATCAGCCATAGTGCCTTGTTGTGCAGCCCCAGCGATCTGGAGGATCTGGCTTACGGATTTTCCATGACCGAGGGCATCATCCGTACGGCTGACGATATACGCGGCGTGGATGTGCTGGAAGGCGAGCGCGGAAGTTTGCTGCAAATCGAAATTGCCAGCGCTTGCCAGCATCAGCTCAAGGCGCGTCGCCGTCAGCTCGCTGGCCGTACGGGCTGTGGCCTGTGTGGTCTGGAAAGCCTGGACGAGGTACGCCGCCAGCTACCCCGTCTGGACGCCCCTGAGCACAGCCCCGATGCCACCGCCATCTTCCAGGCGCTGGATGCCTTGCGCTCCAGCCAGCCTTTGCATCGCCTGACAGGGGCTACCCACGCCGCTGCCTGGTGCAATCTGCAAGGCGATATCCTGGCCGTGCGTGAGGACGTAGGCCGCCACAACGCGCTGGACAAGCTGCTGGGCCACATGCTTCGCAATGATATTGATCCCCGCTCTGGCATGGTGCTGATCTCCAGCCGTGCCAGCTTCGAGATGGTCCAGAAAGCCGCTGCCATGGGCATCAACTTTGTGGTGGCGGTCTCCGCCCCCACCGCCTATGCCGTGCAGATTGCTGATGAACTGGGTGTCATGCTGGCCGCCTTTGCCCGTGACCGCAGCTTCACGCTGTACAGCCATCCCCACTACCTGAATTCTGCCGAGTCCCGCTCGGCCACATCACCATGA
- a CDS encoding formate dehydrogenase subunit delta, whose product MNIVPLIPMANQIGQFFETLSNREQGLREIAEHIQKFWDPRMRRSLLDFVEQNPSGKSEDGELLPIVLQAVVAHKQQLEPRSY is encoded by the coding sequence ATGAATATTGTTCCTTTGATTCCCATGGCCAACCAGATCGGCCAGTTCTTTGAAACCCTGAGCAATCGGGAGCAAGGCCTGCGCGAGATTGCGGAACATATCCAGAAATTCTGGGACCCGCGCATGCGTCGTTCCCTGCTGGACTTTGTAGAGCAAAATCCCAGCGGCAAAAGCGAAGACGGCGAGCTTTTGCCTATTGTCTTGCAGGCGGTCGTCGCCCATAAACAGCAGTTGGAGCCACGCAGCTATTAA
- a CDS encoding universal stress protein: protein MFKKILIPTDGSELSSQAANKGVTFARQMGAEVLALHVTQPFAATVGFDGMAAAYAITDEDYDKTAKEQSQKYLQQILDRAETAGVKATGKSVSNFNVADGIVQVAEQEGCDLIFIGSHGRSGLSRLLLGSVTIKVLNMAKNTVLVYRVKEHD from the coding sequence ATGTTCAAGAAAATTCTGATTCCAACTGACGGTTCCGAGCTCTCTTCCCAAGCTGCCAATAAAGGCGTGACCTTTGCCCGTCAAATGGGTGCCGAGGTTCTGGCTTTGCACGTGACGCAGCCTTTTGCGGCCACCGTTGGTTTTGATGGTATGGCTGCTGCCTATGCCATTACCGACGAAGACTACGACAAGACCGCCAAAGAACAGTCGCAGAAATACCTGCAACAGATTCTGGACCGTGCCGAAACTGCCGGTGTGAAGGCAACCGGTAAATCCGTGTCCAACTTTAACGTGGCCGATGGTATTGTGCAGGTTGCCGAGCAAGAAGGCTGCGATCTGATCTTTATCGGTAGTCATGGCCGTAGTGGTCTGTCCCGCCTGTTGTTGGGTAGCGTAACCATCAAAGTGCTGAATATGGCCAAGAACACGGTGCTGGTGTATCGCGTTAAAGAGCACGATTAA
- a CDS encoding TIGR01244 family sulfur transferase, with protein sequence MSFPHQFLTEQLAVAPQLSGEDMQAVADAGFKSVIINRPDLEGGPDQPLSADVMKAAQAAGLQVEYQPVVGSAISAADVARFGQLLEVLPGPTLAYCRTGTRCAVLFRALNES encoded by the coding sequence ATGTCCTTCCCCCATCAGTTTTTGACCGAGCAATTGGCCGTCGCGCCGCAGTTATCGGGAGAGGACATGCAAGCCGTGGCCGATGCTGGTTTTAAAAGTGTCATCATCAATCGTCCCGATCTGGAAGGCGGTCCCGACCAGCCTTTGTCGGCAGACGTCATGAAGGCGGCCCAGGCAGCAGGCTTGCAGGTGGAGTATCAGCCGGTTGTGGGTAGCGCTATTAGCGCTGCTGATGTTGCCCGTTTTGGTCAGTTGCTTGAGGTTTTGCCAGGCCCGACTTTGGCCTATTGCCGCACAGGTACTCGCTGTGCCGTATTGTTCCGTGCATTGAACGAATCCTGA
- a CDS encoding ChbG/HpnK family deacetylase, producing MAPAVDEAILTLAQARRLTGTSCLVDGDSFVQNAPALRQSTLQKGLHLNFTEFASQKGVYAMPLKQVIIRSLLHRLDSQKVKDSVAHQLDRFEEVMGQGPDYIDGHQHVHQLPMIREALLAEMERRYAASMPWLRYTGAERLATGFAFKDRFKAQIIAGLGSKDLLRLARAKGVTLNTGFTGVYDFQGGKERYGALVQAWLAVMQHGDSMMCHPSLRSVQDDPVGGQRLAEYEVLAGAQMQQWLDQYSLRIA from the coding sequence ATGGCCCCTGCCGTGGACGAGGCCATACTGACATTGGCCCAGGCCCGACGCCTGACAGGAACATCCTGTCTGGTCGATGGGGACAGCTTTGTGCAAAACGCACCGGCACTGCGCCAGAGCACGCTGCAAAAAGGTTTGCACCTGAATTTTACCGAGTTTGCCTCCCAGAAGGGCGTGTATGCCATGCCGCTCAAGCAGGTGATTATTCGTAGCCTGTTGCATCGTCTGGACAGTCAGAAGGTCAAGGACAGCGTGGCCCACCAACTGGATCGTTTTGAGGAGGTGATGGGGCAGGGGCCGGACTATATAGATGGGCATCAGCACGTGCATCAACTGCCCATGATACGCGAGGCCTTGCTGGCTGAAATGGAGCGCCGTTATGCCGCTTCCATGCCCTGGCTGCGCTATACCGGCGCCGAGCGTCTGGCCACGGGTTTTGCGTTTAAAGATAGATTCAAGGCGCAGATTATCGCCGGGCTAGGGTCCAAGGACTTGCTGCGTCTGGCCAGGGCCAAGGGCGTTACCTTGAATACCGGTTTTACCGGCGTGTACGACTTTCAGGGGGGCAAGGAGCGCTATGGCGCCTTGGTCCAGGCCTGGCTGGCGGTGATGCAGCATGGTGACAGTATGATGTGCCATCCATCCTTGCGCAGTGTGCAGGATGATCCTGTAGGGGGGCAACGTTTGGCGGAGTACGAGGTGCTGGCAGGAGCTCAAATGCAGCAATGGCTGGATCAATACAGCCTGCGTATTGCCTGA
- a CDS encoding GtrA family protein yields MSRQIILFILVGTLAAFTHWGIVIALVQTLSLSPLLANLFGWLIAFLVSFGGHYWLTFRSQNARFLPALMRFFLVSAAGFAVNEASYAFLLNHSGLRYDVLLGLILIGLAVLTFLAGRLWAFRRT; encoded by the coding sequence ATGTCTCGTCAAATCATTCTGTTCATTCTAGTCGGCACCTTGGCCGCCTTCACACACTGGGGCATTGTAATCGCCCTGGTGCAAACGCTCAGTCTATCTCCCTTGCTGGCTAATCTTTTTGGCTGGCTGATTGCATTTCTGGTGTCTTTTGGCGGCCATTACTGGCTGACGTTCCGTTCCCAGAATGCCCGTTTTTTGCCGGCTCTGATGCGTTTTTTTCTGGTGTCTGCCGCTGGCTTCGCGGTGAACGAGGCCAGCTATGCGTTTTTGCTGAATCACTCCGGCCTGCGCTATGACGTGCTGCTGGGCCTGATTCTTATCGGCCTGGCTGTGCTGACGTTTCTGGCTGGGCGGCTTTGGGCGTTTCGCCGCACATAA
- a CDS encoding ArnT family glycosyltransferase, giving the protein MSIENSFPPSGVTLPLGRARGPAYWLGQGVRNLGTLSSLAVGLLALLWFALTLGVYPLLIPDEGRYVGVALSMLESGDYLVPRLDGLPFFHKPPLHYWLTSLSLKVLGVNFVGARLVPALMAALLIAGMHAFLKRHASQQHAGWTALILVSSPLLFGASHYANLDMTVAALISSCVLLGGHAALQMEQGRPYRWALMGLYATAGLAFLAKGLIGILIPGGILVFWLLGRGQWRTLLRLFSLTGLGVLLLVATPWMWLMQARYPGFFDYYIVYQHFQRFLETGFNNPQPFWFYFALMPVATLGWTPFLFKRLRGSVNSPDGLGPVRGLMLSALLTVLVFFSIPTSKLVGYVLPAIGPWAFFLADGVIRRSQRDGAAKVERFAVWSLGVCVAICAVAVGAMILRPQANSQALGRVLASEYRQGDRVVFLNTYRYDLGFYVPGLQNISVMERWDDPEIMRTDSWRKELLEAARFEPQRGAMTLIDRETLHQQLCRDSKAVVWLIGSPDAVRQSQVLNYAQRLYDDQRIALWRFDHDEFALMCGETPKAAQPETSAQPGR; this is encoded by the coding sequence ATGAGTATCGAGAATTCTTTTCCCCCTTCTGGCGTAACCTTGCCTCTTGGGCGCGCGCGTGGCCCAGCCTACTGGCTGGGGCAAGGCGTACGAAACCTGGGCACCCTCTCTAGCCTGGCTGTGGGTCTGCTGGCGCTGCTGTGGTTTGCGCTGACCCTAGGTGTCTATCCCCTGCTGATTCCGGACGAAGGGCGCTATGTCGGTGTGGCTCTGTCCATGTTGGAATCCGGTGATTATCTGGTGCCGCGTTTGGACGGCTTGCCGTTTTTCCATAAACCCCCTCTGCATTACTGGCTCACTTCGCTGAGCCTGAAAGTGCTGGGCGTGAATTTTGTGGGTGCGCGTCTGGTGCCTGCCTTGATGGCGGCCTTGTTGATTGCTGGTATGCATGCCTTTCTGAAGCGCCATGCTAGCCAGCAACATGCGGGCTGGACGGCTCTGATTCTGGTCAGCAGCCCATTGCTGTTTGGAGCCTCCCATTACGCCAATCTGGACATGACGGTTGCTGCCTTGATCAGTAGCTGTGTGCTATTGGGCGGCCATGCTGCCTTGCAGATGGAGCAGGGGCGTCCCTATCGGTGGGCCTTGATGGGGCTGTATGCCACCGCAGGTTTGGCCTTCCTGGCAAAAGGCTTGATCGGGATTTTGATCCCCGGCGGTATCTTGGTGTTCTGGCTGTTGGGTCGAGGACAGTGGCGTACCTTGCTGCGTCTGTTTTCTTTGACCGGCCTGGGAGTCTTGTTGCTGGTCGCCACGCCCTGGATGTGGCTCATGCAGGCACGTTACCCCGGTTTTTTTGACTATTACATCGTCTATCAGCACTTTCAGCGCTTTCTGGAAACGGGTTTCAACAACCCTCAGCCTTTCTGGTTCTACTTTGCCCTGATGCCTGTCGCCACCTTGGGCTGGACGCCATTTTTATTCAAGCGCCTTCGTGGCTCTGTTAATAGTCCAGATGGTTTGGGGCCGGTACGGGGCTTGATGCTGTCTGCCTTGCTGACCGTGCTGGTTTTCTTTTCCATCCCTACGTCCAAGCTGGTGGGTTATGTCTTGCCTGCGATTGGCCCCTGGGCTTTTTTCCTGGCCGATGGAGTGATTCGTCGTAGCCAGCGGGATGGGGCAGCAAAGGTAGAGCGCTTTGCGGTCTGGAGCCTGGGTGTTTGTGTTGCTATTTGTGCGGTTGCGGTGGGCGCGATGATATTGCGACCACAGGCTAATAGTCAGGCCCTGGGGCGCGTGCTGGCGAGTGAATATCGACAGGGCGACCGGGTCGTTTTTCTGAATACCTACCGCTACGATCTGGGCTTCTACGTTCCAGGTCTGCAGAACATCAGCGTCATGGAACGCTGGGATGATCCGGAGATCATGCGCACCGATAGCTGGCGTAAAGAGTTGCTGGAAGCCGCCCGTTTTGAGCCGCAGCGTGGGGCGATGACCTTGATAGACCGGGAAACCTTGCATCAGCAGCTATGCCGGGACAGCAAGGCTGTAGTTTGGCTGATTGGCTCGCCAGATGCCGTGCGTCAAAGTCAGGTGCTCAACTATGCCCAGCGCCTGTATGACGATCAGCGCATCGCGCTGTGGCGTTTTGATCATGATGAGTTTGCGCTTATGTGCGGCGAAACGCCCAAAGCCGCCCAGCCAGAAACGTCAGCACAGCCAGGCCGATAA
- a CDS encoding glycosyltransferase family 2 protein: MPALLPVLVATLRELVPAFEIIFVDDGSTDATPLVIEQLRQTYPQLVYLQLSRNFGKEAALTAGLEASRGQVVVCMDADLQHPPALIETMLERWSTGLEMVYAVRETREDEVWLKRVGTSVFYKLMRTSNGLRVPRDAGDFRLMDRCVVDALMALPERSRFMKGLFAWVGFPSEPIYYSPAERLYGVSRFRPAKLLRFAVDGLTAFTTWPLRLLSLLGAVLAMLSFSYGLFIIFKHLIYGDAVRGWTTLITVVLFFAGVNMLSLGVVGEYVASIFAEVKNRPLYLVHRRRGQGLAPDQEPAHSQDQGSTQSQARQQD, translated from the coding sequence TTGCCCGCACTGTTGCCCGTTCTGGTGGCAACGTTGCGTGAACTGGTTCCGGCTTTTGAAATCATTTTCGTTGACGATGGCAGCACTGACGCAACGCCTTTGGTCATAGAGCAATTGCGTCAAACTTACCCCCAATTGGTTTATCTGCAGTTATCACGCAACTTCGGTAAAGAAGCGGCGTTGACGGCAGGATTGGAGGCCAGTCGCGGGCAGGTGGTCGTGTGTATGGATGCGGATTTGCAGCATCCTCCTGCCTTGATTGAAACCATGCTGGAGCGTTGGTCTACCGGGCTGGAAATGGTCTATGCCGTACGGGAAACCCGCGAGGACGAAGTTTGGCTAAAGCGTGTGGGCACCAGTGTGTTCTACAAGTTGATGCGTACATCCAATGGCCTACGCGTACCTCGTGATGCGGGCGATTTTCGCTTGATGGATCGTTGTGTGGTCGATGCCCTGATGGCCTTGCCCGAGCGCAGTCGTTTCATGAAAGGCTTGTTTGCCTGGGTGGGTTTTCCGTCCGAGCCTATTTACTACTCCCCCGCCGAGCGTTTGTATGGGGTCAGTCGATTCCGCCCCGCCAAACTACTACGCTTTGCAGTGGATGGTTTGACGGCATTTACCACCTGGCCGCTACGTTTGTTGAGTTTGTTGGGTGCGGTGCTGGCGATGCTGTCTTTCAGCTACGGTTTGTTCATTATTTTCAAGCATTTGATTTATGGAGACGCCGTACGGGGCTGGACCACCTTGATCACCGTAGTGCTGTTCTTTGCGGGTGTGAATATGCTCTCGCTGGGCGTGGTAGGTGAGTATGTCGCCAGCATCTTTGCCGAGGTCAAGAACCGACCTTTGTATTTGGTGCATCGTCGCCGGGGGCAAGGCTTGGCTCCGGATCAGGAACCCGCTCACAGTCAGGATCAAGGCAGCACCCAAAGTCAGGCTCGGCAACAGGACTGA
- a CDS encoding group III truncated hemoglobin, which yields MTLNALCTRQEIHDLVWDFYDRIRMDEVLGPIFSERIKDWDTHLGVMEEFWSSLLLKTDGFNGNPMAKHLSLQHIQASHFEQWLRLFKETCQERENQAMAKLALEYAQRIARSFWFGYQFQHNPTKVASELQLP from the coding sequence ATGACTCTCAACGCTTTGTGTACCCGCCAGGAAATTCATGACCTGGTCTGGGACTTTTACGATCGCATCCGCATGGACGAAGTCCTTGGCCCGATTTTCTCCGAGCGCATTAAGGATTGGGATACACACCTGGGTGTAATGGAAGAGTTCTGGTCGTCCCTGCTGCTCAAGACCGATGGCTTCAATGGCAACCCCATGGCCAAGCACTTGTCGCTCCAGCACATTCAGGCCAGCCACTTTGAACAATGGCTGCGTCTGTTCAAGGAAACCTGTCAGGAACGCGAAAATCAGGCTATGGCCAAGCTGGCGCTGGAGTACGCACAGCGTATCGCCCGTAGCTTCTGGTTTGGCTACCAATTCCAGCACAACCCCACCAAAGTAGCCAGCGAACTGCAACTGCCCTGA
- a CDS encoding RrF2 family transcriptional regulator produces the protein MRLTNLTDYALRQLMYLGQNEDRLCTIAEIAQYHQISQAHLMKVTHLLSKGGWIQTQRGKNGGMRLARAPEDINLGELVRYTETDLAVVECLGSGTHCILSGRCNLSNILKQALVQFLSYLDNYTLRDIIVPGSSPEQTISWPTKSMHSA, from the coding sequence ATGCGCCTGACCAACCTTACCGACTACGCTCTGCGTCAATTGATGTATCTGGGCCAGAACGAAGACAGGCTTTGCACCATCGCGGAAATTGCCCAGTACCACCAGATTTCCCAAGCCCACCTGATGAAAGTCACCCACCTGCTGTCCAAAGGCGGCTGGATTCAGACGCAGCGCGGGAAAAATGGCGGGATGCGGCTGGCGCGTGCTCCTGAAGATATCAATCTGGGCGAGCTGGTGCGCTATACAGAAACCGATCTGGCCGTGGTGGAGTGCTTGGGCAGTGGCACCCATTGCATCCTGAGCGGTCGCTGCAATCTAAGCAATATCCTTAAACAGGCACTGGTCCAGTTCCTGAGTTATCTGGACAACTACACGTTGCGCGACATTATTGTTCCCGGCAGCAGCCCGGAACAGACCATTTCCTGGCCCACCAAGTCGATGCACTCCGCCTGA
- the serA gene encoding phosphoglycerate dehydrogenase produces MSRIVLFENIHPSAREVFEAAGLTDIQTYKGALSGQELLDAVKGAEVVGIRSRTQFDSRVLEHADQLKVLGCFCIGTNQVDLDQAQNHGVPVFNAPFSNTRSVAELVLGEAILLLRRIPEKNLRVHQGFWDKSADGAFEIRGKTLGVIGYGNIGSQVGTLAEALGMRVLYHDVESKLPLSNARVYGSLKQMLAESDVVTLHVPGGQGTHNIMNAETIAAMKPGSILINASRGTVVDIDALHQALVSGHLAGAALDVFPTEPKSVDEPLKSPLIGMPNVILTPHIGGSTQESQENIGREVAEKLVSYLRSGATKGAVNFPEVSYYDIQGAVRLLHVHRNVPGAMGGLNNILAQHGINITRQQLQTQGELGYAMTDLDRVPEQELLDAVRAHSSTVRSELIFPA; encoded by the coding sequence ATGAGTCGCATTGTCCTGTTTGAGAACATTCATCCTAGCGCCCGTGAAGTTTTTGAGGCTGCTGGTTTGACCGATATTCAGACCTACAAGGGAGCCTTGTCGGGTCAGGAGCTGCTGGACGCTGTCAAAGGCGCCGAAGTGGTCGGAATTCGTTCCCGTACCCAGTTTGACAGCCGGGTGCTGGAGCACGCAGACCAGCTTAAAGTGCTGGGATGTTTTTGTATTGGTACCAACCAGGTGGATCTGGACCAGGCCCAGAACCACGGCGTACCAGTCTTTAATGCGCCGTTCTCCAACACCCGCTCGGTTGCCGAGCTGGTGCTGGGTGAGGCCATCTTGTTGCTGCGTCGTATCCCCGAGAAGAACCTGCGCGTACACCAGGGTTTCTGGGACAAGAGTGCCGATGGCGCTTTCGAGATCCGTGGCAAGACTTTGGGTGTGATTGGCTACGGCAATATTGGTTCTCAGGTCGGTACCTTGGCTGAAGCGCTGGGTATGCGCGTGCTCTACCATGATGTGGAATCCAAACTGCCGCTGAGCAATGCCCGTGTCTACGGCAGCCTCAAGCAAATGCTGGCCGAGTCCGATGTGGTGACCTTGCACGTCCCAGGCGGGCAGGGCACGCATAACATCATGAATGCCGAGACGATCGCGGCCATGAAGCCAGGTTCCATCCTGATCAACGCGTCGCGCGGCACAGTGGTGGACATTGATGCCTTGCATCAGGCCCTGGTCAGTGGTCATTTGGCAGGTGCGGCACTGGATGTTTTCCCCACTGAGCCGAAAAGTGTGGACGAGCCTTTAAAGAGTCCGTTGATCGGCATGCCCAATGTGATTCTGACGCCGCATATTGGCGGTAGCACCCAGGAGTCGCAGGAAAATATTGGCCGTGAAGTGGCCGAGAAACTGGTCAGTTACTTGCGTAGCGGTGCCACCAAGGGCGCAGTGAACTTTCCGGAAGTGTCGTACTACGATATTCAAGGCGCCGTGCGTTTGTTGCATGTCCATCGCAATGTTCCTGGTGCAATGGGGGGCTTGAACAATATTTTGGCCCAACACGGCATCAACATCACTCGTCAGCAGCTGCAAACACAAGGTGAGCTGGGTTATGCCATGACAGATCTGGATCGTGTACCAGAACAGGAGTTGCTGGACGCCGTGCGTGCTCACTCCAGTACCGTACGCAGCGAGCTGATTTTTCCGGCGTAA
- a CDS encoding cytochrome-c peroxidase codes for MKLRLFTLSALATGLLLGSAAQAQQNEPVQPIPAAVVSDPARVELGKKLWFEPRLSRSGFISCNSCHNLSMGGTDNIRTSIGDRWQEGPINSPTVLNSSLNLAQFWDGRASDLKEQAGGPIANPKEMAFTHELAMEFLSSIPEYKAEFKQVFGKADFGIDEVTSAIAAFEETLVTPDSRFDLWLKGDKKAITDQELAGYQLFKGSGCVACHNGPNLGGTSFQKMGLIEPYQTTNPAEGRVAVTGKDADRFNFKVPTLRNVELTYPYFHDGAVNTLTEAVDIMGRLQLGRSFSAEENAQIVAFLKTLTGKQPEIVLPILPPSRDNTPRPVPFGS; via the coding sequence ATGAAATTACGCCTGTTCACTCTCTCGGCTCTAGCCACCGGCTTACTGCTTGGCAGCGCCGCGCAAGCCCAGCAAAATGAACCTGTACAGCCGATTCCCGCTGCTGTTGTCAGCGACCCGGCACGTGTTGAACTGGGTAAAAAGCTGTGGTTTGAACCCCGCTTGTCCCGTTCGGGCTTTATCTCATGTAATTCCTGTCACAACCTGAGCATGGGCGGCACGGACAATATCCGTACCTCCATCGGTGATCGCTGGCAGGAAGGCCCCATCAACTCGCCCACTGTCTTGAACTCCAGCCTGAATCTGGCCCAGTTCTGGGATGGCCGTGCTAGCGACCTGAAAGAGCAGGCTGGCGGCCCCATTGCCAATCCCAAGGAAATGGCGTTTACGCACGAACTGGCCATGGAGTTCCTGAGCTCCATTCCCGAGTACAAGGCCGAGTTCAAGCAAGTCTTTGGCAAGGCCGACTTTGGCATTGATGAAGTCACCTCCGCGATTGCCGCGTTTGAGGAAACCTTGGTGACGCCTGATTCGCGCTTTGATCTGTGGCTAAAAGGCGATAAGAAAGCCATTACTGATCAGGAATTGGCCGGCTATCAACTGTTCAAGGGTAGTGGTTGCGTAGCTTGCCACAACGGTCCCAACCTGGGTGGTACGTCCTTTCAGAAAATGGGGCTGATCGAGCCCTACCAAACCACCAATCCTGCCGAAGGCCGTGTGGCTGTGACGGGTAAAGATGCCGACCGTTTCAACTTCAAGGTTCCTACCTTGCGCAACGTCGAGTTGACCTACCCCTACTTCCACGACGGTGCGGTAAATACCTTGACCGAAGCCGTGGATATAATGGGTCGTTTGCAGTTGGGTCGCAGTTTCTCTGCAGAGGAAAATGCCCAGATCGTCGCGTTTTTGAAAACGCTGACGGGCAAACAGCCTGAAATCGTACTGCCCATCTTGCCCCCTTCGCGTGACAACACACCACGTCCGGTGCCATTTGGTTCTTGA
- a CDS encoding ABC transporter ATP-binding protein — MLETTQLQSGYGASQVLFGVDLSIRSGQVVTVLGRNGMGKTTLLKTILGQLPVRGGDVKFDGQSIAGWNPDRIARAGIAIVPEGRQCFPNLTVAEHLTAFACNRNPQASKTWTPERVYEFFPRLRERASNMGNQLSGGEQQMLAIGRALVTNPKLLILDEASEGLAPKVREEIWNCLAVLREEGQTILLIDKYVERLMALSDHHIILERGKLVWQGNSDALGADRTLWTRYLGV, encoded by the coding sequence ATGCTTGAAACAACTCAATTACAAAGCGGCTATGGCGCCAGCCAAGTGCTGTTCGGGGTAGATCTGTCCATTCGCAGCGGACAGGTGGTGACGGTGTTGGGCCGCAATGGCATGGGCAAGACCACCTTGCTGAAAACCATTCTGGGCCAGTTGCCGGTGCGCGGTGGGGATGTGAAGTTCGACGGCCAGTCTATTGCAGGCTGGAATCCGGATCGTATTGCCCGTGCCGGGATTGCCATTGTGCCCGAAGGGCGCCAGTGCTTTCCCAACCTGACGGTGGCCGAGCACCTGACGGCGTTTGCTTGTAACCGCAACCCGCAAGCCAGCAAAACCTGGACGCCCGAGCGTGTTTATGAGTTTTTCCCGCGCTTGCGTGAACGCGCCTCCAATATGGGTAATCAGCTCTCAGGGGGGGAGCAGCAGATGCTGGCCATCGGTCGTGCCCTGGTTACCAACCCCAAGCTGCTGATTCTGGACGAAGCCTCCGAGGGCCTGGCGCCCAAGGTGCGTGAGGAAATCTGGAACTGTCTGGCCGTCTTGCGTGAAGAGGGGCAGACCATCTTGCTGATCGACAAATATGTCGAGCGTTTGATGGCCTTGTCCGATCACCACATCATTTTGGAACGTGGCAAATTGGTCTGGCAGGGGAACTCCGACGCATTGGGGGCCGATCGCACTTTGTGGACGCGCTATTTGGGTGTGTAA
- a CDS encoding ABC transporter ATP-binding protein, protein MTNTIAATSKAGSGSAALQARGLMKRFGALQATNDVSLDLVPGEIHGLIGPNGAGKSTLIHLLSGTLSPDSGQLLLGGRDVTSLSGHERVAAGLARSFQITNIFKNYTVLDNLVLALQACSGSSFRFWRARQAETELYEQARELAAECAINASLLHTQAGVLPHGEQRKVEFALALASRPHVLLLDEPMAGMGPDETLRLTELIETMRGKATMLLVEHDMEAVFRLADRISVLVAGHIIATGTAAEIRDNEAVRQAYLGDDDTPVPTKVESHA, encoded by the coding sequence ATGACAAATACGATAGCAGCCACCTCCAAGGCAGGCAGTGGCTCGGCCGCCTTGCAGGCCCGTGGTCTGATGAAGCGCTTTGGCGCCTTGCAGGCGACCAATGATGTGTCTTTGGACCTGGTGCCCGGTGAAATCCATGGTTTGATCGGCCCGAACGGTGCGGGTAAATCCACTTTGATTCATTTGTTGTCGGGCACCTTGAGTCCGGATTCGGGCCAGCTCTTGCTGGGCGGGCGTGACGTGACGTCCTTGTCGGGTCACGAGCGTGTTGCCGCCGGTCTGGCGCGCTCCTTCCAGATCACCAATATCTTCAAGAATTACACGGTGCTGGATAATCTGGTATTGGCTTTGCAGGCATGCAGTGGCAGCAGTTTCCGCTTCTGGCGTGCTCGTCAGGCGGAAACCGAGTTGTATGAGCAGGCCCGTGAGTTGGCCGCCGAATGCGCCATTAATGCATCGCTGCTGCACACTCAGGCTGGTGTTTTGCCACATGGTGAGCAGCGCAAGGTCGAGTTCGCCCTAGCGTTGGCCAGCCGGCCGCACGTTCTTTTGCTGGACGAACCTATGGCCGGGATGGGGCCGGATGAAACACTGCGTCTGACTGAACTGATTGAAACCATGCGTGGCAAAGCCACCATGTTGCTGGTCGAGCATGATATGGAAGCCGTTTTCCGTCTGGCTGACCGGATTTCTGTGCTGGTGGCAGGTCACATTATTGCCACGGGTACGGCTGCCGAAATCCGTGATAACGAGGCTGTGCGTCAAGCTTATCTGGGCGACGATGACACGCCAGTGCCAACCAAGGTGGAAAGCCATGCTTGA